In one Neobacillus sp. CF12 genomic region, the following are encoded:
- a CDS encoding GNAT family N-acetyltransferase, whose amino-acid sequence MKVSILRKSDYEEMKKLFLDVFSNEPWFDKWNREQLDRYMKDLTENINSLSFALFDEKEELIGCSLGYIFNWWEGREYFIKEFFISRKMQSKGAGSTFLTLMNDRLKAEDVQHITLATEKNVPAYHFYQKNGFSVLENSAFFVKKVSE is encoded by the coding sequence ATGAAGGTAAGCATTTTAAGAAAAAGTGATTACGAGGAAATGAAAAAATTATTTTTAGATGTATTCTCAAATGAACCTTGGTTTGATAAGTGGAATAGAGAACAATTAGACCGCTATATGAAAGATTTAACAGAGAATATTAACTCGCTCTCATTCGCTTTATTTGATGAAAAAGAAGAGTTAATTGGCTGCTCATTAGGTTACATTTTTAACTGGTGGGAAGGCCGAGAATATTTTATTAAGGAATTTTTCATTTCGAGGAAAATGCAAAGTAAAGGTGCAGGTAGTACTTTTCTTACCCTAATGAATGATAGATTGAAAGCTGAAGATGTTCAGCATATTACGTTAGCTACTGAAAAGAACGTCCCGGCTTATCATTTTTATCAAAAAAATGGATTTTCAGTGTTGGAGAATTCAGCGTTTTTCGTGAAGAAGGTTTCAGAATGA